TAATTTATGGAATGCGTGGCAGCTTTACCGTGCGTCCGAACACAGGCGCCGGAACGGAAATTAGACGGTTCCGTCTTTGATCGTGTCCCGCGGACCCCCTTTTTCCGGGAAATTATGGGTTGACGGCGGCTTGAGCGGAGTCCTGCCTTCCGCCTTCCAACTGCGTTGCGGCGCGCGCGGCATTCAAAAGGCTTGAATTCCAGGGAAGGGCCGTTAACGTTGTGCTCCCGTTATGCAGGCGTCCACTCCTCCCCTGAAACCTCTTTCTTCACGCACCAAATGGCTGATTGCCCTGTGCCTGTGCATTGCCGTCCTGCTGCTGGAGTTTTTGACGTACCACATGGCCTACCGCATCGGTTATGATGAAGGGGCCCTCCATACCCCTCCGGTCGTGATCCAGAAGAGCGATGAAAAGGCCTTCCAGACTTTGTCCCGTTTCATGGCGGACGTGTTTGCCTCACGGGAAAGCCTGGCCGGAATTCTAGACAAACGGGAGGAACGCCTGGCGTGGATCAGGGACCCGGAAGTACGGTCGGAAACGGCCTGGGGGCTGACCCGCGAACTGATCAGCCGCGGCGGCGTGGAGCAGGCGCTTCCCACGGCCAGGGAATTGATTGAGGCGGGCTATGCGGACGGAAAGCGGCAGGTATGGGCTCCCCGCGCTGATGCCGTGGCCCGGGCCCTGCTGGCGGAGCACCAGTACGCGGCCGCCTACGATTATTTGAAAACGGCCGTGGACGGGTATGAAAAGGAGAGCATGGCCGCCGAGCTGGTGAAGGCCCTCCAGACCATGAGTTCCATTGACCAGATATTGAACCGGAATGACCAGGCCAATGGGCTGCTGCAGCGCGCCGTGGAAGCTTCCGCCCGGCTGGGGAGCGACTCTCTTGCCGTGAAGTCCAGGCTTCTGGCCGCCCAGGGCAGGCTGGCCCGCGCGGCGGGCCATATTCCGGAATCGCGGGCCTATTTCAAGGAAGCTCTGGTTCTGTTCCCCCGGGAGCAGGGAAAGACCACGGGGGACCTGGCTCTGGCCAGCATCAGCATGGGAGAAGCCATGCTGGAAGCAGGCAGGAAGGAGGAGGCCCGCGAGCTGTTCCTGAAGGGGCTCACCGGTTCGGAAAACGCCTCCTATCTGCTCAACGACTGCCTGAACGCCCTGCGCGGGCTGGCGCGCATTTCCACGGAGCAGGGTAATTATGAAGAGGCGCTGGCCTACCTTCACCAGGCGGAAGGCGCCGCACGCGGCGTGCTTCCGGCGGATCACGCTTTTTGGGCCGGGCTGTATGACCAGCGCGGATGGGTCAACATCATGCGCAAGGCAGCCCCGGAAGCCCGTGCGGATTTCCTGAAGGCGGTGAGCAACGCGGCGGTCTCTCCCATGATTGCCGCCCAGTCCCGCGAGGGCCTGGGGAAGGCGTGGCTGGACGCCGGGGAAGGGGCAAAGGCGCGGGAAAACCTCCGGCAATCCATCCAGGTCCGGGAATCCAACTTCTCTTCAGACACCCTTTCCCTGGGCAGGGTGTACCATTCCCTGGGAATAGCCAGCGACATGGAAGGGGACCGTGAAGGAGCCCTCCAGGCCTACTCCCGCGCCGTGGACGCCCTGCTGAAATGCGGAGACGGTCCGGAACGGAAGAATTTGCTGGTCCAGTCCTATCTGTGCAAGGCCTACGCCCTGTGCGACGGCGAGCAGTGGCAGGAGGCCGTGGACGCTTTTGAAGCCGTGCTGCCATTGCTGGAAGGAGAACAGAGGTCGGAAAACTACAAGCAGCTGGGCCGCTGTTACGACGAACTGGGAATGACGGCGAAGGCGGATGAATGCTGGAAGGAATCCGGCTTTCCCCGGGTGCGCCGGAGTTCTCCCGTACGCCGGACGGACGGCGGCAGGATATCCTCCCGTCGGTGACGGACCGCCGCCGCTGCGCCGTAAGACGTTGCGGACTGCTGATTTTGCTTGATTTGTGCCCTCTTTTTGGCTCAATGCCTGCATGAGTTCCGAGCGCCATTTTTCCAATAAGCCTTATCGTCCGTCGCGCAAGAAAAAGTCTTACTGGAAACCGGTCCTCTGCCTGGTGGCGCTGGGTGGCCTCTGGTTCGGTTACGTCCAGTACTGGCCCACCATTGAAAGCTGGTTCAAGCCCACGATTCACGAGGTGCACAGCCAGACACAGGCCATGGGGCATCTCCAGGGCATGCTGGACTCCTGGAACGGCTCGGATGAAGAGCTGGCGGCGCTGGCCGCAACCGTGGACAAGCAGGTGGAATGGATGAATTCCACGGAGGCGCGCGACTCCTTTGCGTGGCTTCTGGCTGTGGAAATGGACCGGCGCGGCATGGTGAAGGAGTCGGAGCCCATGATTGCATCCCTTCTGGAAAAGAAGCTCTCCCATTCCGGCGCCCTGCCGGAGGCGGACAGAGACCGCCTGCTGAACGTCAGCCTGAACTGGGCGCGTGAATTTGCCGGGCGCAAGCATGACGCCGTAGCGGAACGTCTGTATGAAGTAATTCTTAAAAATACGCCGGAGGACCACGTTTCCGTTCTGCTGGCCTGCCTGGAACCGCTGGCCCATTATGCCTATGACCAGGCCAAATTCGAACGTTTTTCCTCCCTGTGCAAGCAGGCTTCCTCTCCCGTCATGCGAAGCATGCTGAAAAAGCCGGAGGATGTGAAAAGCATGGTGAAGATACTGCTGCTTCAGGATACCCTGCCGGAAAAGGCGACCGGCCAGCCCGGCCGTACGGGCAGCACCATCGCCAGGGAACTGCTTGCCCAATTCCGCCTCACGGCCAGTCCGGACATGGGGCGCATCATCCTGAATGAACTCAACATGCCCCTCAAGGCGCGGCGAAAATATTCCCAGGCGGAATTGAAGGGCATGGCGGACCAGCTGGAAGCCGCCCTGATCTGCTTCCGTGCCGCAGAGACGGAAATGGACTGCACCCCGGAAACCATGCTGGCGCTGGCTCGCGTGAGGATGCAAATGGGGAATTTGAAGGAAGCGGCGCGTCTGCTTTCCCGCGCGGAAGGCTCCGCCATGACGCTGGGGGTGGATGCCCCGCGCATTCTCAGCGGTTCCAGCCTGAGCCAGGAAATTGCGGAACTGCGCTCCCAGCTGGACAAGTACGCGCAGGCGGAAGCCCTGGTAAAGCGGGCGTATGAAGATGTGAACATTGCCGCGGCTTTCCTGCGGGCGAAGGATTACGACCAGGCGGTGAAATATTCCGATCAGGCGATGAAAGTGGCTCTGGAAAGCACCGCCTTCATCCAGGCTCTTCAGCCCGTGATCATGACTCTTCAGGCGGAAATCAGCGCCGGAAGGGAACAATGGGCGGTGGCGGAATCGCAGTACGGAAAGCTGGTGGAAACATGGGATGGCCTGAATGATGAAGACAAGGCCACTCTCCAGAACAATCTGGCATCCATCCAGTCGGAGGAACTTTACAAGAAAATCCACCGCGACTGGGCGGAAGTATGCCGCAAGCAGAACAGAACCACGGAGGCGCGCCGGGTATTGACAAAAATCGGAGAAGCTCCTGCGGAAGAACCGGAGCGGCCTGCCGCACGCCGCCGCAGAAGGTAATGAAAGCCCTGATGTCTGCGTATGGACAAGAGATAACGTGGCGGAGACAAAAATCCGGAGTTGCTTTCATTTAGTTCCGGCCGGACACGGAATATTCCCGGACTTTCTCCTGAAGATCACTGCCGGAAAGGCTTTTCCCTCCGTCTCCATCATTTTCCGGCATGTGTCCGTCCCACATATGTTTTCGGGAGGAGGGGCGGTAAACCGTACCAAAGGCGAATCAACTGCGCACTTTGGCCTTTTGTTTTGAGGCGAGGGATGTCCGTTTGCCGTGGGCCATTTTTTCCCGGCGGTCCGCGGCGGACTGGCGCCGGGAACGCACGGTATATTTTGCGAAAACTTGGCTAACGGTCAGGTTGCCCTGTTCAAGAAGCTTGAAAATATTGTCCCTCACCCTCATTGCTTCCTGAAGCGCCGCCTCCGCACCTCCGTACTGGGAATCCGAAAAATAGCGGGTGAATAAGCGCTTGTTCTTACAAATAGCCAGCCGGTAACCTTGAAAGGCCGTGGTTTCGTAAGTATAGCGGGTGATGTTTTTACAGGGCATATGCGCGTGAATTATTGGGACCAGAGAATGCGGGCAGTGGTAATGAGCTTCTCTTAGGATAGGTCCCAATTCCGGTAAAATCCAGAAAAAACACAATTTGTTAGATTGTGTGCAAAAAATGTACGATTATATGCTTGTAATAAACTTATTGATGTTTATCGGCCGTGACAAAAAAATGACCGTTGAAGACACGGACTTTCAGCTTTTCTCCGGCATGAACCTGGTCGGTTTTCCGGATTAGCTGCCTCTTTTCATTCTCCACGAGGGCGTATCCCCGGCTCAGCGTCTGTTCGGGACTGTGGGCTTCCAGTCTGGCCTGCAAAAGAGCCAGGGAAGATGAAAACGCCGTCATTCTGACGGTTGCGGCATGAAACAGGCGGGACTGCAGGGCGGAGAGCTGCTGAGCCCGCTCCCTGTTGAGATGGCGGGGATGGCTCAATTGGAGCTTGTGTTCCAGTTGATTGATTAAAAGAGAGTTCTGCTGAATCCTGAATGCGGAGGAAACCAGCAGGGATTCCTCCATCCCGTCCAGACGCTGGGCGTACGGGGCCAGGAGAGAGTCTGCATCCAGCAATCTGCCGCGCAGATAAACGTCCAGTTTCAGTCGGGCGTGCAGCAGGGAATGGCGTGCGGAAGCGTGCAGCGCCTGCTCCATTCTACCCAGTTTGCGGAGCCATTCCGGGCCGTCCGGCGTAGCGAGTTCCGCCGCCGCGGTGGGGGTGGGCGCCCGCAGGTCCGCCACAAAATCCGCAATGGTGAAATCCGTGTCGTGACCCACCGCGGAAATAACGGGAACGGTGCATTCGTGGATGGCTCGCGCCACGATCTCCTCGTTAAAATTCCACAAATCTTCTATGGAACCGCCCCCGCGGCCCACGATGAGAACGTCCACGGGCGGCAGCCCGTTGTGCGGCGCATGGGACCATGCCCGGATGGCGGCGGCAATCTCGCGCTCCGCTCCGCTCCCCTGGACGCGCACAGGCAGCAGGTACGCCTTCACCCAGGGGGCGCGGCGCTCCAGCACGTGGCGCATGTCCTGGATGACGGCTCCGGTGGAGGAGGTGACGATGCCGATGGAGCGGGGAAAGGCGGGAATGGCTTTTTTTCTTTCCGCGTCAAACAGGCCTTCCCGCTGGAGCTTCTCCTTCAACTCCAGAAAGCGCGCCTGGAGATCCCCCATGCCGGCGGCCCGCACCTCCTTGATGACCAGTTGAAGCTGGCCCCGGTCCGGGTACACGGTGGCGTTCCCCAGCACGTGCACCTTCATGCCTTCCTGGAGCCGCAGGGGACAGCGCGCGGCGGCGTTCTTGAAAAAAGCGCAGAAAATTTCCGCCCCCTGTTCCTTCAGGGTAAAATAAATGTGCCCGCTGGTATGGTACTTGACGTTGCTCAGCTCTCCGACGACCCACTGCGTGCCGACGGCGATGCCGACCACGTCCCGGAGACGGTAAACGAGCTGCTTGACCGTGATGGGCCGGGGGGCGGAAGCCGTTTCCTGCGGAAATTCCATGGCTTACGGTTCAAAGGGAATGTTCAGCGCCTCGTAGGCCAGCATCCTGCACTGCTTCAGGTCCAGTTTGCCGGAGGGCAGCACCGGGATATGCTCCACGGGGATGATCTCCTTGGGGCACCACAGGGCGGGCAGCCCCTGGTCGATCAGGCCGTGCCGGATCAGGGTGCGCGCCTGGTGCACGTAATCCGTCACCAGGGTGGTCAGCAGGGCCACGGCTTCCCCTTTGGCCTGGTCCGGAATAGTGACCACGGCAATTCTCCGTTCGTCGTCCGTGGGGTCCAGGTTCCAGATATTCATGATGGCTGCTTCCAGCGCTTCATGGGGGACCATTTCCCCGCCTATCTTGGAAAAGCGAGAAACGCGCCCCTCTATTTTCAAAAAGCCGTATTCGTCCGCGGAACCGATGTCTCCGGTCTTCAGCCAGCCGTCCACGAAAATGTCCCTGTTCACTTCCGGTCCTCCCAGATAGCCGGGGAAAATATTCGGCCCTTTCAGCCAGATCATGCCGGAAGTGGTCACGGGTACCACGCGGCCCGTGTGCGGGCTGGTGATGCGTACGGCAATGCCGGGTAGCAGCGCGCCTACGGTTCCCTTTTTCATGCCGGGGATGAAATCTCCGGCGGCATTGGACGGGGCGGGGTCCACAAAATTGACGGAACAGACGGGGGATGCCTCCGTCAGGCCGTATCCTTCACACGGGATGGTGCCGAATTTTTCCCGGAAGGCGGTGGCGAGGTCTTCCGGCAGCTTTTCCGCGCCCACGATCAGGTAGCGGACCGTCTTGAAAGTATCCGGTTCGCACCGCTTCATGAAGCCGCGCAGGAAGGTGGGGGTGGTGACCACCAGGCTGATGCCGTACTGCTTGATCAGAGCTCCCAGGCGTTTGGCCTCCAGCGGGGAAGGGTAGGTGACCATGTCGTACCCGCCGATCATGGGGTACCACAGGCCGATGGTGATGCCGAAGCAGTGGAACACGGGCAGACTGCCCAGGAATCTGCTCTGCGGGGCCAGCGTGATGCGGGAGGAACACTGGGAAATATTGGCCAGCAGGTTGTGGTGGGTAAGGGGTACCCCCTTGGGTTCCCCGGAAGAACCGGAAGTAAACATCAGCACGGCTTCATCCCCGCCCACGGGTGTGTCCAGCCCCAGCTTCCTGATCATGAACCCGGCCGTCAGGAACTTGATGGCCAGTCCCCACCGCTTGGCGGAGCCTTTGAGCTGGGGAAGTTCGCGCTCCATGAAAATCAGGTCTCTCTGGGGGGGCCAGGGAAAATTCTGGAGCTTGCGCATGAAGGTATCCGCCGTGATGAACCAGTCCACGCCGGACTGCTTCACGGAACTGGAAAAAGCGCTTTCCGAGGCGGAATAATTGAAGTTGACCGGGGTCTTGCCCGCAAACAGGCAGCCCAGGTTGGCAATAGCCGCCCCCTTGCCCGGCGGCAGGATGATGCCTACCCTCCGGTTGGAGGTAATTTTCTTCAGCCGTTTGGCGAAGGCCACGGAAATGGCCAGAAGCTGGCCGTACGTCAGGGAGGTGTCGTCAATTCCGTCAATCACCCGGCAGTCCGAATGCTGCTTGAGGCTGCGGAACAGCAGGGCGGAAAGGGAGCCGTGGAGCTGGGGCAGCGTGGCATACGCCTGGGCGGAGCATTCCAGCCACGCCGTGGTCAGGCGTGCGGCCATTTCGGCTCCCGGAGCCAGCTTGGGAAGAATGTGAATCTGGATATCCGCCTGGGCGTCCGTATCCGCTTCCGCATCCAATACGGAGCTGGTGTAAAAACCCACATACACCGGGACGGGGGAAATGTGCAGGGCTCCCAGGGTTTTCATGACCCGCGGGGGAATTTGGCAGATGGAACCCTTGATATGCGCCACAGGGCCGGGCAGGAAAACCACCCTGCGCCCCTGGTTGATGCGCTCCATGATCGCCGCGCGCAGGGCGATGGGGTCGCTGGTTTCCGCGCGAAACAGAATGCCGTCCGCCTTGGTGGATTCCAGATGGGCCGCAATGGCCGCGTCCGGAGGGAGGGCTTCCTCCACCAGGTAGGTAATGCGGTCCCTGCCCAGTTCCTTTTCGAACATGAGCAG
This genomic stretch from Akkermansia biwaensis harbors:
- a CDS encoding AMP-binding protein, which produces MAIFGTSHLSDAGDLLIFNKLSHKTLLMFEKELGRDRITYLVEEALPPDAAIAAHLESTKADGILFRAETSDPIALRAAIMERINQGRRVVFLPGPVAHIKGSICQIPPRVMKTLGALHISPVPVYVGFYTSSVLDAEADTDAQADIQIHILPKLAPGAEMAARLTTAWLECSAQAYATLPQLHGSLSALLFRSLKQHSDCRVIDGIDDTSLTYGQLLAISVAFAKRLKKITSNRRVGIILPPGKGAAIANLGCLFAGKTPVNFNYSASESAFSSSVKQSGVDWFITADTFMRKLQNFPWPPQRDLIFMERELPQLKGSAKRWGLAIKFLTAGFMIRKLGLDTPVGGDEAVLMFTSGSSGEPKGVPLTHHNLLANISQCSSRITLAPQSRFLGSLPVFHCFGITIGLWYPMIGGYDMVTYPSPLEAKRLGALIKQYGISLVVTTPTFLRGFMKRCEPDTFKTVRYLIVGAEKLPEDLATAFREKFGTIPCEGYGLTEASPVCSVNFVDPAPSNAAGDFIPGMKKGTVGALLPGIAVRITSPHTGRVVPVTTSGMIWLKGPNIFPGYLGGPEVNRDIFVDGWLKTGDIGSADEYGFLKIEGRVSRFSKIGGEMVPHEALEAAIMNIWNLDPTDDERRIAVVTIPDQAKGEAVALLTTLVTDYVHQARTLIRHGLIDQGLPALWCPKEIIPVEHIPVLPSGKLDLKQCRMLAYEALNIPFEP
- the xseA gene encoding exodeoxyribonuclease VII large subunit, encoding MEFPQETASAPRPITVKQLVYRLRDVVGIAVGTQWVVGELSNVKYHTSGHIYFTLKEQGAEIFCAFFKNAAARCPLRLQEGMKVHVLGNATVYPDRGQLQLVIKEVRAAGMGDLQARFLELKEKLQREGLFDAERKKAIPAFPRSIGIVTSSTGAVIQDMRHVLERRAPWVKAYLLPVRVQGSGAEREIAAAIRAWSHAPHNGLPPVDVLIVGRGGGSIEDLWNFNEEIVARAIHECTVPVISAVGHDTDFTIADFVADLRAPTPTAAAELATPDGPEWLRKLGRMEQALHASARHSLLHARLKLDVYLRGRLLDADSLLAPYAQRLDGMEESLLVSSAFRIQQNSLLINQLEHKLQLSHPRHLNRERAQQLSALQSRLFHAATVRMTAFSSSLALLQARLEAHSPEQTLSRGYALVENEKRQLIRKTDQVHAGEKLKVRVFNGHFFVTADKHQ
- a CDS encoding tetratricopeptide repeat protein — encoded protein: MQASTPPLKPLSSRTKWLIALCLCIAVLLLEFLTYHMAYRIGYDEGALHTPPVVIQKSDEKAFQTLSRFMADVFASRESLAGILDKREERLAWIRDPEVRSETAWGLTRELISRGGVEQALPTARELIEAGYADGKRQVWAPRADAVARALLAEHQYAAAYDYLKTAVDGYEKESMAAELVKALQTMSSIDQILNRNDQANGLLQRAVEASARLGSDSLAVKSRLLAAQGRLARAAGHIPESRAYFKEALVLFPREQGKTTGDLALASISMGEAMLEAGRKEEARELFLKGLTGSENASYLLNDCLNALRGLARISTEQGNYEEALAYLHQAEGAARGVLPADHAFWAGLYDQRGWVNIMRKAAPEARADFLKAVSNAAVSPMIAAQSREGLGKAWLDAGEGAKARENLRQSIQVRESNFSSDTLSLGRVYHSLGIASDMEGDREGALQAYSRAVDALLKCGDGPERKNLLVQSYLCKAYALCDGEQWQEAVDAFEAVLPLLEGEQRSENYKQLGRCYDELGMTAKADECWKESGFPRVRRSSPVRRTDGGRISSRR